The proteins below come from a single Bacteroidota bacterium genomic window:
- a CDS encoding AAA family ATPase, translating into MKIKTVNIQGFRSIKEQLQLQLEQVNALIGANNCGKSNILSAIYRVLGRDWVTKNSFDDRDVHNEDYDTDIIIDFEFEEPYQYEQFKGIFVEIPKVRFIYTRYKVGESAGQRRLEKQCLKLDDKPVLIYKSRPQKGVQLQFLPLTTIPQELQESFPVIFIGTDRNLKNQLPGSRNSILGTLMKDINADFENTKNLIEVGKPGSGKMLPRIERFKQAIEEAIRTLRTDEFIALEKAIKENALKQLGFNPETEADKLDLYFNPLSSLEFYKSLEIFVKEHQYNINATELGAGFQNAIVLAILKAFEDRRKQGALFLIEEPEMYLHPQMQRSLYKTIRQIGESNQIIYITHSPHFVTIPEFNEIVLVSKDDNGTHIRKSTLKADEGLKNKFRKELDPERNEMFFAKKLLIVEGDTEKMAFPEFAKRLKIDFDSVGSTIIEVGGKRNLIDFVELALSFGIPVGFVYDIDSSDFGKKDKEEEAKYNERLNSYAEHGVQVFVFGNDYEDECKKYYTEKVYNGYCEQFGRNKTLRARLMAQDESIAIPDFVIPIIKWLGS; encoded by the coding sequence ATGAAAATAAAAACTGTCAACATACAAGGTTTTCGTTCTATAAAAGAACAATTACAGCTTCAACTTGAACAGGTGAATGCCTTAATTGGTGCAAACAATTGTGGTAAGAGCAATATACTTAGTGCAATTTACCGTGTGCTTGGCAGGGATTGGGTTACTAAAAACAGCTTTGATGATAGAGACGTTCATAATGAAGATTACGACACAGACATCATCATTGATTTTGAATTTGAAGAACCATATCAGTATGAGCAGTTCAAAGGGATTTTCGTGGAAATACCAAAAGTTAGGTTTATATATACAAGATATAAGGTTGGTGAAAGTGCTGGACAAAGAAGATTAGAAAAGCAGTGCTTGAAACTAGACGACAAACCTGTATTGATTTACAAATCACGACCACAAAAGGGTGTCCAACTTCAATTTCTTCCATTAACAACCATTCCACAGGAATTGCAGGAATCATTTCCAGTAATATTTATAGGAACAGACAGAAATTTAAAGAATCAACTACCAGGAAGCAGGAATTCAATTCTTGGAACTTTGATGAAAGATATAAATGCTGATTTTGAGAACACAAAAAATCTAATTGAAGTAGGAAAGCCTGGAAGTGGTAAAATGCTTCCAAGAATTGAAAGATTCAAGCAAGCTATTGAAGAAGCTATCAGGACTTTAAGAACAGATGAATTTATTGCTCTTGAAAAAGCAATAAAGGAAAATGCACTAAAACAACTTGGCTTTAATCCTGAAACAGAAGCGGATAAACTTGATTTGTATTTCAATCCTTTGAGTTCACTTGAGTTTTACAAATCACTTGAAATTTTCGTAAAAGAACATCAATACAATATAAACGCAACAGAATTAGGTGCTGGATTCCAAAATGCTATTGTTTTAGCTATTCTTAAAGCATTTGAAGATAGGAGAAAACAAGGGGCTTTATTTCTAATTGAAGAACCTGAAATGTATTTGCATCCGCAAATGCAAAGGTCGCTTTACAAGACGATTCGCCAAATTGGAGAATCAAATCAAATCATTTACATCACACACTCACCTCATTTTGTAACTATTCCAGAGTTTAATGAGATTGTCCTTGTTTCAAAAGATGACAATGGAACTCACATAAGAAAATCAACTTTAAAAGCTGATGAAGGATTAAAAAACAAATTCAGAAAAGAGCTTGACCCCGAACGCAACGAAATGTTTTTTGCCAAGAAACTTTTAATTGTAGAAGGCGACACTGAAAAAATGGCTTTTCCTGAATTTGCAAAGCGTTTGAAAATTGACTTTGATAGCGTTGGCAGCACAATCATTGAAGTTGGTGGCAAAAGAAACCTAATTGATTTTGTTGAATTGGCTTTATCATTTGGTATTCCTGTTGGCTTTGTTTACGATATTGACAGTTCAGATTTCGGTAAAAAAGACAAGGAAGAAGAAGCAAAATACAATGAACGCCTAAATTCGTATGCAGAGCATGGTGTTCAAGTATTCGTTTTTGGAAATGACTATGAAGATGAGTGCAAGAAGTATTATACAGAGAAAGTATATAATGGCTATTGTGAGCAATTTGGAAGAAATAAAACGCTTAGAGCAAGATTAATGGCTCAAGATGAAAGTATTGCTATACCTGATTTTGTGATTCCAATAATCAAATGGCTTGGAAGTTAA
- a CDS encoding efflux RND transporter periplasmic adaptor subunit, with product MNTKSSILKKVLYVIIPLAIIAIVVIKLKTNKEIAQSKVYQYDKEQAIIVQVDTLQLENVNAEFSYSGTFEPNKETKISAELQGKINTILVDVGSVVSKGQTLIQLDNSLLKLQLQTIEVQIEGLEADVNRYTILAKADAIQGVQLEKAELGLKSAKVQKATFLEQINKTTIKAPFNGVVTAKLSEEGAFAAPGVPLLQITDITTLKFTVNVPEKDLSQFKLNQSYSLSADAYSEILLTGKTTMIGSKANMGSSFPIQFTVNNTSDLKIKSGMFGKVLLKNETSGKGIIIPSSAIQGTDNQPQVYVVKNGKALLQNITISKKTQNKAVVSNGLNEGDVIVTNGFINLFDEANVSIKN from the coding sequence ATGAATACAAAATCATCAATCCTAAAAAAAGTGCTATACGTCATCATACCGTTGGCGATAATTGCCATTGTGGTAATTAAATTGAAAACAAACAAGGAAATTGCGCAGAGTAAAGTGTATCAATACGATAAAGAACAAGCTATAATTGTTCAAGTAGATACATTGCAACTTGAAAATGTGAATGCAGAATTTTCTTATTCAGGCACATTTGAACCAAACAAGGAAACAAAAATAAGTGCCGAATTACAAGGAAAAATCAACACCATTTTAGTTGATGTTGGAAGCGTGGTAAGTAAAGGTCAAACTTTAATTCAATTGGATAATTCATTGCTGAAATTGCAACTGCAAACTATTGAAGTGCAAATAGAAGGATTGGAAGCAGATGTAAACCGCTATACCATTTTGGCTAAAGCAGATGCCATTCAAGGTGTTCAATTAGAAAAAGCAGAATTAGGTTTGAAATCTGCAAAAGTTCAGAAAGCAACTTTCTTGGAACAGATAAACAAAACTACAATCAAAGCACCATTTAACGGAGTTGTTACTGCAAAATTAAGTGAAGAAGGAGCTTTTGCTGCACCAGGCGTTCCATTACTCCAAATTACGGACATTACAACTTTAAAATTCACCGTAAATGTTCCCGAAAAAGATTTAAGCCAGTTCAAATTAAATCAAAGCTATTCTCTTTCTGCAGATGCTTATTCTGAAATTTTATTGACTGGAAAAACTACTATGATTGGCAGTAAAGCTAATATGGGCAGTAGTTTTCCTATTCAGTTTACGGTAAATAACACATCGGACTTGAAAATAAAATCTGGGATGTTTGGTAAAGTTCTACTCAAAAACGAAACGTCTGGAAAAGGAATTATCATACCGTCATCTGCCATACAAGGCACAGATAACCAACCACAGGTTTATGTTGTGAAAAATGGCAAAGCCCTTTTGCAAAACATCACTATTTCAAAAAAGACACAAAACAAAGCAGTTGTTTCAAATGGATTAAATGAAGGTGATGTAATTGTAACGAATGGCTTCATCAATCTTTTTGATGAGGCGAATGTTTCAATTAAGAATTAG
- a CDS encoding TolC family protein — protein sequence MKLANIHKHFIALLLIIGGFKSAQAQAWTLQQCIDTAQVHNKNLQMSRNNIAIGEQREKEAKANLIPKVTANADYKYFTNLPYQLLPVNAFNPALPEGEYREMQFGVPHNINANLQLSMPLYNPQVYGAIQTTKIASELTDLQYQKTEEQIYFEISNLYYNAQILHHQLAFIDSNLINAERLLKNMQLLNEQLLAKGTDVSKVKLQVSQLTTQKETIKSKYEQVLNALKLAMGISIEQNLQIDPNIQYQNTKEYTPASTLDIRIIKTQNRLLSSELNTLNKSRFLPSLNLVGMYGTTGFGYKGQPASFLDFYPIGFAGIQLSYPLFNGTVTLRKINQKTLELRNNELQFGLLTEQNNMQVENAKLQREVAKKTVETTTEQIQLALTIYEQTILQQKQGTASLTDVLLADNALREAQQTYLSAVIDYLKADLELKKLTGNISIIK from the coding sequence ATGAAGTTAGCGAATATTCACAAACATTTTATTGCTCTATTATTAATAATAGGAGGCTTTAAATCTGCACAAGCACAAGCTTGGACTTTGCAACAATGTATTGACACCGCACAGGTTCATAACAAAAACCTGCAAATGAGCAGAAACAATATAGCTATTGGTGAGCAAAGAGAAAAAGAAGCCAAAGCCAATTTAATTCCGAAAGTAACAGCCAATGCGGATTACAAGTATTTTACAAACCTGCCCTATCAGCTTTTACCAGTTAATGCTTTTAATCCTGCACTACCCGAAGGCGAATACAGAGAAATGCAGTTTGGCGTTCCGCACAACATCAACGCAAACTTGCAACTCTCAATGCCATTGTATAATCCACAAGTTTATGGAGCTATTCAAACAACTAAAATCGCTTCGGAATTGACCGACTTGCAGTATCAAAAAACGGAGGAGCAAATCTATTTTGAAATTTCCAATTTGTATTACAATGCCCAAATCTTGCATCATCAATTGGCATTTATTGACAGTAATCTGATTAACGCAGAAAGGCTTCTGAAAAATATGCAATTGCTCAATGAACAATTGCTTGCCAAAGGAACAGATGTTAGCAAGGTGAAATTACAAGTATCGCAATTAACCACCCAAAAGGAAACGATCAAAAGCAAATACGAGCAAGTATTGAATGCTTTAAAACTTGCAATGGGTATTTCCATTGAACAAAATTTGCAAATTGATCCAAACATTCAATATCAAAACACAAAAGAATACACACCTGCATCCACTTTAGACATTCGTATCATAAAAACTCAAAACCGCTTATTATCAAGTGAACTCAACACACTCAACAAATCAAGGTTTTTGCCTTCGCTAAATCTGGTTGGAATGTATGGAACAACAGGCTTTGGTTATAAAGGACAACCTGCTTCTTTTCTTGATTTTTATCCGATTGGTTTTGCAGGTATTCAATTGTCTTATCCACTATTTAATGGAACGGTTACGCTTCGAAAAATAAATCAGAAAACACTTGAACTCCGAAACAATGAACTTCAATTTGGATTGCTTACCGAGCAAAACAATATGCAAGTAGAAAATGCCAAACTACAAAGAGAGGTCGCTAAAAAAACGGTAGAAACTACAACCGAACAAATCCAATTGGCACTAACAATCTATGAGCAAACCATTCTTCAACAGAAACAAGGAACGGCAAGTTTAACAGATGTTTTGCTTGCAGACAATGCTTTGCGTGAAGCACAACAAACTTATCTATCTGCTGTAATTGATTACCTAAAAGCAGATTTAGAACTAAAAAAACTCACAGGAAATATTTCAATAATCAAATAA
- a CDS encoding four helix bundle protein yields the protein MKSNNIIQEKSFAFAVRIVNLYKHLITEKKEFVLSKQLLRSGTSIGANVEESIGGASEKDFLYKLTISYKEARESIYWLKLLKATDYISENQFQSLYNDAEEICKILGKIQTTIKTRNS from the coding sequence ATGAAATCAAATAATATTATACAAGAAAAGTCTTTTGCTTTTGCGGTGCGGATAGTCAATTTATACAAACATTTAATTACTGAAAAAAAAGAGTTTGTTCTTTCAAAACAACTACTTCGCAGCGGCACTTCCATCGGTGCTAATGTGGAAGAATCTATTGGCGGTGCATCTGAGAAAGATTTCTTATACAAGCTAACCATATCCTACAAAGAAGCAAGGGAAAGTATTTATTGGCTCAAACTATTAAAAGCAACAGATTACATTTCAGAAAACCAATTCCAAAGCTTATATAATGATGCGGAGGAAATATGCAAAATACTAGGCAAAATCCAGACAACAATCAAAACTCGTAATTCGTAA
- a CDS encoding TetR/AcrR family transcriptional regulator, whose translation MTTETISDRQLEIIEAAGKILTASGISGLTIKNLAKEMKFSESAIYRHFTSKEEIIIALLDYLAQSMDERYTNAILSEQSPEEKFTTLFQNQFSFFKKHPHFVVAVFSDGLMEESQRINETILKIMGVKMKHLMPIILEGQQKKVFTNSITSDELMHIVMGTFRLQMFKWRVANFQFDINRNGDNMIQSVLTLIKDK comes from the coding sequence ATGACAACAGAAACAATTTCTGACAGACAACTTGAAATTATTGAAGCAGCAGGTAAAATACTGACTGCTTCGGGGATAAGTGGGCTAACAATTAAGAATTTGGCTAAGGAAATGAAATTTTCTGAAAGTGCCATTTACAGACACTTTACAAGCAAGGAAGAAATCATAATTGCCTTACTTGATTATCTTGCTCAAAGTATGGATGAACGCTATACAAACGCAATTTTAAGTGAACAATCGCCCGAAGAAAAATTTACAACGCTATTTCAAAATCAATTTTCATTTTTTAAAAAGCATCCACATTTTGTAGTGGCAGTTTTTTCTGACGGATTAATGGAAGAAAGCCAACGCATAAACGAAACAATATTGAAAATAATGGGTGTAAAAATGAAACACCTAATGCCTATTATTTTGGAAGGACAACAAAAGAAGGTATTTACAAATTCAATAACATCCGATGAATTGATGCATATCGTGATGGGAACTTTTCGATTGCAAATGTTTAAATGGAGAGTTGCTAATTTCCAATTTGACATAAATAGAAACGGTGACAATATGATACAATCGGTTTTAACATTGATAAAAGATAAATAG
- a CDS encoding DEAD/DEAH box helicase family protein, with product MNETETRAEFIDPALKAAGWGVVEGSRIRMEFPINKGRLIGHGQRSKPDKADYVLQYKNRNLAVIEAKARDKYYTEGAGQAKDYAGKLQVRFTYSTNGLQIYRIDMHQGQEGDVTSYPTPDELWEMTFGEQNQLQPLSAVWRDKLLSVPFEDRGGTWQPRYYQENAITKVLEAVANEQQRILLTLATGTGKTAIAFQIAWKLFQAKWNINKDGQRSPRILFLADRNILADQAFNAFSVFEEDALVRINPSDIKKKGRVPKNGSVFFTIFQTFMSGPNDTPYFGEYPKDFFDFIIIDECHRGGANDESSWRAIMEYFSPAVQLGLTATPKRTINADTYNYFGEPVYVYSLKEGINDGFLTPFKVKQIDTTIDEYLFTSDDTVLEGEIEEGKRYTEAEMNRIIEIKEREEYRVKIFMSLINQSEKTLVFCATQLHALAIRDLINQYAESKNPNYCHRVTAHDGKLGEQHLRDFQDNEKSIPTILTTSQKLSTGVDAPEVRNIVLLRPVNSMIEFKQIIGRGTRLFDGKDYFTIYDFVKAHHHFSDPEWDGEPEEPETPTPRPQPQPCEYCGQRPCICVREPEPACEVCGYVMCRCDNPPRRMVKVKLADGKVRQFQHMVSTSFWSPDGRPISAEEFLRSLFGALPELFKSEDELRTIWSKPDTRKKLLEELTEKGFAKQQLTEFQKILNAENSDLYDVLAYIAFHSDILERTDRADRAKIHLDNYDPKQQEFLNFVLSQYVKQGVDELDDTKIGDLLVLKYHAIADAKKELGDIATIRNTFIGFQTYLYDKRVAI from the coding sequence ATGAACGAAACCGAAACAAGAGCAGAATTTATTGACCCTGCATTAAAAGCAGCTGGTTGGGGCGTTGTGGAAGGCAGTCGCATTCGCATGGAGTTTCCAATCAACAAAGGTCGTTTAATCGGGCATGGTCAGCGTAGCAAACCCGACAAGGCAGATTATGTATTGCAATACAAAAACAGAAACCTTGCAGTAATTGAAGCCAAAGCAAGAGATAAATACTATACCGAAGGCGCTGGACAAGCCAAAGATTATGCAGGCAAATTGCAGGTTCGGTTTACATACAGCACCAACGGTTTACAGATTTACCGCATAGACATGCACCAAGGACAGGAAGGTGATGTAACTTCCTATCCTACCCCAGACGAATTGTGGGAAATGACTTTTGGAGAACAAAACCAACTCCAACCACTTTCAGCCGTTTGGCGAGACAAATTACTTTCTGTTCCGTTTGAAGACCGTGGCGGAACATGGCAACCTCGCTATTATCAGGAAAATGCCATTACCAAAGTTTTAGAAGCCGTTGCCAATGAACAACAACGCATTTTGCTAACCCTCGCCACAGGAACAGGAAAAACGGCAATTGCTTTTCAAATTGCATGGAAACTTTTTCAAGCAAAATGGAACATCAACAAAGACGGACAACGAAGCCCAAGAATTTTATTCTTAGCTGACAGAAATATTTTGGCAGACCAAGCATTTAATGCTTTTTCTGTTTTTGAAGAAGATGCTTTGGTTCGTATCAATCCAAGCGACATCAAGAAAAAAGGCAGAGTGCCGAAAAACGGAAGTGTATTTTTTACCATTTTCCAAACATTTATGAGTGGGCCAAATGATACGCCCTACTTTGGAGAATACCCAAAAGACTTTTTTGATTTCATCATTATAGACGAGTGCCACCGTGGCGGAGCAAATGACGAAAGCAGTTGGCGAGCCATTATGGAATATTTCAGTCCAGCCGTTCAGTTAGGTTTAACAGCCACCCCAAAACGAACCATCAACGCAGACACTTACAATTATTTTGGCGAACCTGTTTATGTGTATTCGCTAAAAGAAGGAATCAATGACGGTTTCTTAACGCCTTTTAAAGTCAAACAGATTGACACCACTATTGACGAGTATTTATTCACTTCGGACGACACCGTTTTAGAAGGTGAAATTGAAGAAGGCAAACGCTACACCGAAGCGGAAATGAACCGCATTATTGAGATTAAGGAACGAGAAGAATATCGGGTAAAGATTTTTATGAGCCTGATAAATCAAAGTGAAAAGACTTTGGTTTTCTGTGCCACTCAATTACATGCTTTGGCAATACGTGATTTAATCAATCAATATGCAGAATCTAAAAATCCGAACTATTGCCACCGAGTAACGGCACATGACGGAAAATTAGGCGAACAGCATTTAAGAGATTTTCAGGACAACGAGAAAAGCATTCCAACCATTCTTACAACTTCACAAAAATTAAGTACTGGTGTTGATGCTCCCGAAGTGAGAAATATAGTTTTGCTTCGTCCTGTCAACTCTATGATTGAGTTTAAACAAATCATTGGACGTGGAACACGTTTATTTGACGGCAAAGACTATTTCACAATTTATGACTTTGTAAAAGCACATCATCATTTCAGCGACCCTGAATGGGACGGTGAACCAGAAGAACCTGAAACACCGACACCAAGACCACAGCCACAACCTTGTGAATATTGCGGTCAAAGACCATGTATTTGTGTTAGAGAACCTGAGCCAGCTTGTGAAGTTTGTGGTTATGTAATGTGCCGTTGCGACAATCCACCAAGACGAATGGTAAAAGTGAAATTGGCAGACGGAAAAGTTCGCCAGTTTCAACACATGGTTAGCACATCATTTTGGAGTCCTGACGGCAGACCAATTTCAGCAGAAGAATTTTTGCGTTCCTTATTCGGGGCATTGCCCGAACTTTTCAAAAGTGAAGATGAATTAAGAACAATTTGGAGCAAACCCGACACAAGAAAAAAGCTGTTAGAAGAATTAACTGAAAAAGGTTTTGCTAAACAACAATTGACAGAGTTTCAAAAAATACTGAACGCTGAAAACAGCGACCTGTATGATGTTTTGGCTTATATCGCTTTCCATTCAGACATATTAGAACGAACAGACAGAGCCGACAGAGCAAAAATTCACTTGGACAACTACGACCCAAAACAGCAGGAGTTTTTAAACTTCGTATTGAGCCAGTATGTAAAACAAGGCGTTGACGAACTGGACGACACGAAAATTGGCGACTTGCTTGTATTGAAATATCACGCCATTGCAGACGCTAAAAAAGAACTTGGTGACATTGCAACAATCAGAAACACGTTTATCGGTTTCCAGACTTATTTGTATGACAAAAGAGTGGCTATATGA
- a CDS encoding class I SAM-dependent methyltransferase, protein MEHLDRKKHWENIYQTKDLKDVSWYQPTPTTSLDFLKQFNISTTAKIIDIGGGDSFLVDHLLDLGYTDLTVLDISAASLDRAKQRLGDRSTKVKWIVADAATFKPTEQYDFWHDRAAFHFLTQEQEITNYIDTIQKSIKPTGVLVIGTFSEQGPKKCSGIEIKQYSETTMTDRLKKFFEKVKCITVDHQTPFDTIQNFIFCSFKKLATA, encoded by the coding sequence ATGGAACATTTAGACAGAAAAAAACATTGGGAAAATATCTATCAGACCAAAGACCTGAAAGACGTAAGTTGGTATCAACCTACTCCGACAACTTCGCTGGACTTTTTAAAACAGTTCAACATCTCGACAACTGCAAAAATTATTGACATTGGTGGTGGCGACAGTTTTTTAGTTGACCATTTACTCGACTTGGGTTATACAGACCTCACAGTTCTTGACATTTCAGCCGCATCACTTGACAGAGCAAAGCAAAGACTTGGTGACCGTTCGACAAAAGTAAAATGGATAGTTGCAGACGCAGCGACCTTTAAACCGACCGAACAATATGACTTCTGGCACGACCGAGCAGCGTTTCATTTCTTGACACAAGAACAAGAAATTACGAACTACATTGACACAATTCAAAAGAGTATTAAGCCGACAGGTGTTTTAGTAATCGGGACATTTTCGGAACAAGGACCGAAAAAATGTAGCGGAATAGAAATCAAACAATATTCGGAAACGACAATGACCGACCGACTGAAAAAGTTTTTTGAAAAAGTAAAGTGTATAACGGTTGACCATCAAACACCGTTTGACACAATTCAGAATTTTATCTTTTGCAGTTTTAAAAAATTGGCGACAGCGTAA